In Perca fluviatilis chromosome 11, GENO_Pfluv_1.0, whole genome shotgun sequence, the following proteins share a genomic window:
- the prdx1 gene encoding peroxiredoxin-1: MAAGKAQIGKLAPDFTAKAVMPDGQFNDLKLSDYRGKYVIFFFYPLDFTFVCPTEIIAFSDAAEDFRKIGCEIIAASVDSHFSHFAWTNTPRKQGGLGAMKIPLVSDTRRTISTDYGVLKEDEGIAYRGLFIIDDKGILRQITINDLPVGRSVDETMRLVQAFQFTDKHGEVCPAGWKPGSDTIKPDVQKSKDFFSKQ; the protein is encoded by the exons ATGGCTGCAGGCAAGGCTCAAATTGGAAAGCTGGCCCCGGACTTCACGGCTAAGGCGGTGATGCCAGACGGACAGTTCAACGACCTGAAGCTGTCCGACTACAGAG GGAAATATGTTATCTTTTTCTTCTATCCACTGGACTTCACCTTTGTGTGTCCAACTGAGATCATCGCTTTCAGCGATGCAGCCGAAGACTTCAGGAAGATCGGCTGCGAGATCATCGCCGCCTCTGTTGACTCACACTTCTCCCATTTCGCATG GACCAACACACCACGAAAGCAGGGCGGTCTGGGTGCCATGAAGATTCCCCTAGTATCTGACACACGGCGCACCATCTCCACAGATTATGGTGTCCTAAAGGAGGATGAGGGCATCGCCTACAG ggGTCTGTTCATCATTGACGACAAGGGCATCCTGAGACAGATCACCATCAACGACCTCCCAGTTGGACGCTCTGTTGACGAGACTATGCGTTTGGTCCAAGCCTTTCAGTTCACTGACAAGCACGGAGAAG TCTGCCCAGCCGGCTGGAAACCAGGAAGTGACACCATCAAGCCTGACGTCCAGAAGAGCAAAGACTTCTTCTCCAAGCAGTAA